The following are encoded together in the Macadamia integrifolia cultivar HAES 741 chromosome 10, SCU_Mint_v3, whole genome shotgun sequence genome:
- the LOC122091932 gene encoding serine/arginine-rich SC35-like splicing factor SCL28 isoform X2 produces MGRYRSRSRSYSPRRSRSPPRRKRYEDPRDRYRGGRSSYGDRRSAPSGLLVRNIALDARPEDLRIPFERFGPVKDVYLPKNYYTGEPRGFGFVKFRNADDAAEAKMQMNHQVIGGREITIVFAGENRKTPQEMRTNLRTSDRYGGGYRRRSPVRSPRRRHHSYSRSPSPPRRGSRDGDRGAKDDNYSPPRLRSRSRSRSRSRTRSRSISRSPPPLNGRDYRRSLSPKENGRGSPKERDYRSDHRSASPNRNGRSLSRSRSFSPR; encoded by the exons GAAGGTACAGAAGCCGTAGCAGGAGCTACAGTCCCCGGCGCAGCAGAAGCCCTCCTCGACGGAAGAGATACGAGGATCCTAGGGACAGGTACCGAGGTGGGAGGTCGTCTTATGGGGATAGACGATCTGCTCCTTCTGGATTACTTGTTCGAAATATAGCACTCGACGCAAG GCCCGAAGATCTTAGGATCCCTTTTGAACGTTTTGGTCCCGTGAAGGATGTGTATCTTCCAAAGAACTACTATACTGG AGAGCCACGAGGCTTTGGATTTGTTAAATTCCGCAATGCTGATGATGCTGCTGAAGCTAAGATGCAAATGAACCATCAAGTTATTGGTGGACGTGAGATAACCATTGTTTTTGCTGGAGAGAACAGAAAAACTCCTCAAGAAATGCGCACGAATTTACGCACAAG TGACCGATATGGAGGAGGCTATAGAAGGCGATCGCCAGTAAGGTCCCCGCGACGTCGACATCATT CTTATTCACGGTCACCTTCTCCACCCAGGCGTGGCTCGAG AGACGGAGACCGTGGTGCAAAGGATGATAATTACTCACCACCGCGGTTGAGATCGAGATCGAGATCAAGATCCAGATCCAGAACTAGATCGAGATCCATCTCACGGTCTCCCCCTCCTCTCAATGGGAGGGACTACAGGAGGTCCCTAAGCCCAAAAGAGAATGGTCGGGGTTCTCCCAAGGAGAGAGACTATAGATCCGATCACAGGTCAGCAAGTCCAAACAGGAATGGCCGGAGTCTATCAAGGTCTCGTTCGTTTAG CCCCCGCTGA
- the LOC122091932 gene encoding serine/arginine-rich SC35-like splicing factor SCL28 isoform X1 gives MGRYRSRSRSYSPRRSRSPPRRKRYEDPRDRYRGGRSSYGDRRSAPSGLLVRNIALDARPEDLRIPFERFGPVKDVYLPKNYYTGEPRGFGFVKFRNADDAAEAKMQMNHQVIGGREITIVFAGENRKTPQEMRTNLRTSDRYGGGYRRRSPVRSPRRRHHSYSRSPSPPRRGSSRDGDRGAKDDNYSPPRLRSRSRSRSRSRTRSRSISRSPPPLNGRDYRRSLSPKENGRGSPKERDYRSDHRSASPNRNGRSLSRSRSFSPR, from the exons GAAGGTACAGAAGCCGTAGCAGGAGCTACAGTCCCCGGCGCAGCAGAAGCCCTCCTCGACGGAAGAGATACGAGGATCCTAGGGACAGGTACCGAGGTGGGAGGTCGTCTTATGGGGATAGACGATCTGCTCCTTCTGGATTACTTGTTCGAAATATAGCACTCGACGCAAG GCCCGAAGATCTTAGGATCCCTTTTGAACGTTTTGGTCCCGTGAAGGATGTGTATCTTCCAAAGAACTACTATACTGG AGAGCCACGAGGCTTTGGATTTGTTAAATTCCGCAATGCTGATGATGCTGCTGAAGCTAAGATGCAAATGAACCATCAAGTTATTGGTGGACGTGAGATAACCATTGTTTTTGCTGGAGAGAACAGAAAAACTCCTCAAGAAATGCGCACGAATTTACGCACAAG TGACCGATATGGAGGAGGCTATAGAAGGCGATCGCCAGTAAGGTCCCCGCGACGTCGACATCATT CTTATTCACGGTCACCTTCTCCACCCAGGCGTGGCTCGAG CAGAGACGGAGACCGTGGTGCAAAGGATGATAATTACTCACCACCGCGGTTGAGATCGAGATCGAGATCAAGATCCAGATCCAGAACTAGATCGAGATCCATCTCACGGTCTCCCCCTCCTCTCAATGGGAGGGACTACAGGAGGTCCCTAAGCCCAAAAGAGAATGGTCGGGGTTCTCCCAAGGAGAGAGACTATAGATCCGATCACAGGTCAGCAAGTCCAAACAGGAATGGCCGGAGTCTATCAAGGTCTCGTTCGTTTAG CCCCCGCTGA